Proteins encoded together in one Thermomonospora curvata DSM 43183 window:
- the cydD gene encoding thiol reductant ABC exporter subunit CydD, protein MKPLDPRLLRHARPARIFLALTVVLGAVTTGLVLAQAALLAHALAGAFHGRGPGELRWTLGALLAVVVARAAVHGLGEAAALHYAGTVRSLLRRRLIAHALGLGPQWTAGKRAGEVATVATRGLDALDVYFARYLPQLALACITPVAVLAVVAGADLLSAMVIAVTLPLIPVFMVLVGLHTKARTERQWRLLQRLGGHFLDVVEGLPTLKLFNRADAQAQVIAEVTGAHRRITMRVLRVAFLSALVLELLSTLAVALVAVQVGLRLLNGDVPYETALLVLILAPEAYLPLRAVGAQFHAGMEGVAAAERAFEVLDTPLPRRPAGGGAAADLRRDRIVLDEVTVRYPDRDRPALEKASLTIEPGERIVVVGPSGAGKSTLLSLLLRFTEPASGTVSFADVPVESWREQISWVPQHPHLFDGTIADNIRLGRPGASPADVRRAAAQAGLAEFIEALPDGYDTHVGERGARLSSGQRQRVALARAFLRDAPLVLLDEPTAHLDPLTAHGVQEAVHRLAAGRTVVLVTHDPTWTHFADRVVHIEAGRLRESRSLAVA, encoded by the coding sequence ATGAAGCCGCTCGACCCCCGGCTGCTGCGGCACGCCCGCCCGGCCCGGATCTTCCTGGCCCTCACCGTGGTGCTGGGCGCCGTCACCACCGGCCTGGTGCTGGCCCAGGCGGCGCTGCTGGCCCACGCGCTGGCGGGCGCGTTCCACGGCCGGGGGCCGGGCGAGCTGCGGTGGACCCTCGGCGCGCTGCTGGCGGTGGTGGTGGCCCGCGCCGCCGTCCACGGCCTGGGCGAGGCCGCCGCGCTGCACTACGCCGGCACGGTCCGCTCGCTGCTGCGGCGCCGCCTGATCGCGCACGCGCTGGGCCTGGGGCCGCAGTGGACGGCCGGCAAACGCGCCGGCGAGGTGGCCACCGTCGCCACCCGCGGCCTGGACGCCCTGGACGTCTACTTCGCCCGCTACCTGCCGCAGCTGGCGCTGGCGTGCATCACCCCGGTCGCGGTGCTGGCCGTGGTCGCCGGCGCGGACCTGCTGTCGGCGATGGTGATCGCGGTGACGCTGCCGCTGATCCCGGTGTTCATGGTGCTGGTGGGCCTGCACACCAAGGCCCGCACCGAACGCCAGTGGCGGCTGCTGCAGCGGCTCGGCGGCCACTTCCTGGACGTGGTCGAAGGGCTGCCGACGCTGAAGCTGTTCAACCGGGCCGACGCGCAGGCGCAGGTGATCGCCGAGGTGACCGGCGCGCACCGGCGGATCACCATGCGGGTGCTGCGGGTGGCGTTCCTGTCGGCGCTGGTGCTGGAGCTGCTGTCCACGCTGGCGGTGGCGCTGGTGGCCGTCCAGGTCGGGCTGCGGCTGCTGAACGGCGACGTGCCGTATGAGACGGCGCTGCTGGTGCTGATCCTGGCGCCGGAGGCGTACCTGCCGCTGCGCGCCGTCGGCGCCCAGTTCCACGCCGGCATGGAGGGCGTGGCGGCGGCCGAGCGGGCCTTTGAGGTGCTGGACACCCCGCTGCCGCGGCGCCCGGCCGGCGGCGGCGCCGCGGCGGACCTGCGGCGCGACCGGATCGTCCTGGACGAGGTGACCGTGCGCTACCCCGACCGCGACCGTCCCGCCCTGGAGAAGGCGTCGCTGACCATCGAGCCGGGCGAGCGGATCGTCGTCGTCGGCCCCAGCGGCGCGGGCAAGAGCACCCTGCTGAGCCTGCTGCTGCGCTTCACCGAACCCGCCTCGGGCACGGTGAGCTTCGCCGACGTGCCGGTGGAGTCCTGGCGCGAGCAGATCTCCTGGGTGCCGCAGCACCCCCACCTGTTCGACGGGACCATCGCCGACAACATCCGGCTGGGCCGCCCCGGCGCCTCGCCCGCCGACGTCCGCCGCGCCGCCGCCCAGGCCGGGCTGGCCGAGTTCATCGAAGCGCTGCCCGACGGCTACGACACCCACGTCGGCGAACGCGGCGCCCGCCTGTCGTCGGGCCAGCGCCAGCGCGTCGCCCTGGCCCGCGCCTTCCTGCGCGACGCCCCGCTGGTCCTGCTGGACGAGCCCACCGCCCACCTGGACCCGCTCACCGCCCACGGCGTTCAGGAGGCG
- a CDS encoding cytochrome ubiquinol oxidase subunit I codes for MNALDLARWQFGITTVYHFIFVPLSIGLAALVAVMQTIWYRRKDPRYLRMTKFFGKLLLINFAVGVVTGIVQEFQFGMNWSDYSRFVGDVFGAPLAMEGLLAFFLESTFLGLWIFGWDKLKPAVHLATIWLFAIGTALSAYFIIAANSWMQHPVGYRINPDTKRAELTSIWEVLTNPTTLAAYPHVIFASLITAGMLIAGVAAWYLYKHRDTDVFRPALRLGLIVSLVASIGVFISGDIQARVMTEQQPMKMAAAEALYETSAPASFSLFTIGSLDGREELWSLRIPHLLSFMATGDPNGQVEGINDVQRAYEALYGPGSYIPVVPITYWNFRLMIGFGALAAAIALWGLWLTRDGRTPRSRWFTRAALIGIALPYLANTTGWIFTEMGRQPWVVHGMLRTADGVSPTVGGAEVIVSLAVFTVLYGVLAVVAGVLMTRFAKQGPPKEEELPKEDEPMPSFTY; via the coding sequence GTGAACGCCCTGGACCTAGCCCGATGGCAGTTCGGGATCACAACCGTCTATCACTTCATCTTCGTACCGCTGAGCATCGGCCTGGCCGCCCTGGTGGCGGTCATGCAGACGATCTGGTACCGCCGCAAGGACCCGCGGTACCTGCGGATGACCAAGTTCTTCGGCAAGCTGCTGCTGATCAACTTCGCCGTGGGCGTGGTCACCGGGATCGTCCAGGAATTCCAGTTCGGCATGAACTGGTCGGACTACTCGCGGTTCGTCGGTGACGTGTTCGGCGCCCCGCTGGCCATGGAAGGGCTGCTGGCGTTCTTCCTGGAGTCCACCTTCCTGGGGTTGTGGATCTTCGGGTGGGACAAGCTCAAGCCGGCGGTGCACCTGGCCACCATCTGGCTGTTCGCGATCGGCACCGCGCTGTCGGCCTACTTCATCATCGCCGCCAACTCCTGGATGCAGCACCCGGTCGGCTACCGGATCAACCCCGACACCAAGCGGGCCGAGCTGACCAGCATCTGGGAGGTGCTGACCAACCCCACCACGCTGGCGGCCTACCCGCACGTCATCTTCGCGTCGCTGATCACCGCCGGCATGCTGATCGCCGGGGTCGCCGCCTGGTACCTGTACAAGCACCGCGACACCGACGTGTTCCGCCCGGCGCTGCGGCTGGGCCTGATCGTCTCGCTGGTGGCGTCGATCGGCGTGTTCATCTCCGGCGACATCCAGGCCCGCGTGATGACCGAGCAGCAGCCGATGAAGATGGCCGCGGCCGAGGCGCTGTATGAGACCTCCGCGCCGGCGTCCTTCTCGCTGTTCACCATCGGCAGCCTGGACGGCCGCGAGGAGCTGTGGAGCCTGCGGATCCCGCACCTGCTGTCGTTCATGGCCACCGGCGACCCCAACGGCCAGGTCGAGGGCATCAACGACGTGCAGCGCGCCTACGAGGCCCTCTACGGCCCCGGCAGCTACATCCCCGTCGTCCCGATCACCTACTGGAACTTCCGGCTGATGATCGGCTTCGGGGCGCTGGCCGCCGCGATCGCGCTGTGGGGCCTGTGGCTGACCCGCGACGGCCGCACCCCGCGCAGCCGCTGGTTCACCCGCGCGGCGCTGATCGGGATCGCGCTGCCCTACCTGGCCAACACCACCGGCTGGATCTTCACCGAGATGGGCCGGCAGCCGTGGGTGGTGCACGGGATGCTGCGCACCGCCGACGGCGTCTCCCCGACGGTCGGCGGCGCCGAAGTGATCGTCTCGCTGGCGGTCTTCACCGTCCTGTACGGAGTGCTGGCCGTGGTGGCGGGCGTGCTGATGACGCGCTTCGCCAAGCAGGGGCCGCCCAAGGAAGAGGAGCTGCCGAAGGAAGACGAACCGATGCCCTCCTTCACCTACTGA
- a CDS encoding ABC transporter permease — protein sequence MGTVVGLIAVLAVLLTGLANGLVNDNVSGLRSLPATHLAFQPGVDGNLFSRSTVDPALAQQWAKVPGVRAATPYGNTLTHAKEERSGKDVDVAVFGVEPGSFMAPEPLTGDPLGSREDGVLISRKLVDEGLKIGDTLVVERSEVRLPIIGTIGDVSYGHVAVAYAPLKTWQRIYYGLPGEPPQEAFKVATAIALDGEPGAGGPKAEVLSREESYGQSPGYSAEQATMQMIQFFLYVISMFVVGAFFVVWTVQRKDEIALVRALGGSAGYLVRDALAQVLVVLVAATAVGTAVGAGMIALLRRVAPGMPIAWAPGPIVTAMALLVVLGVLGALAALRRITSVDPLLALGGNR from the coding sequence ATGGGCACCGTGGTCGGGTTGATCGCGGTGCTGGCCGTCCTGCTCACCGGCCTGGCCAACGGCCTGGTCAACGACAACGTGTCGGGGCTGCGCAGTCTCCCCGCCACCCACCTGGCCTTCCAGCCGGGCGTGGACGGCAACCTGTTCTCCCGCAGCACGGTCGATCCGGCGCTGGCGCAGCAGTGGGCGAAGGTCCCCGGCGTCCGCGCGGCGACCCCGTACGGCAACACGCTCACCCACGCCAAGGAAGAACGCAGCGGCAAGGATGTGGACGTCGCGGTGTTCGGCGTGGAGCCCGGTTCGTTCATGGCGCCCGAGCCGCTGACCGGCGATCCGCTGGGCAGCCGGGAGGACGGGGTGCTGATCTCCCGCAAGCTGGTGGACGAGGGGCTCAAGATCGGCGACACGCTGGTCGTGGAGCGCAGCGAGGTGCGGCTGCCGATCATCGGCACCATCGGCGATGTCTCCTACGGGCATGTGGCGGTGGCGTACGCGCCGCTGAAGACCTGGCAGCGCATCTACTACGGGCTGCCCGGCGAGCCGCCGCAGGAGGCGTTCAAGGTGGCCACCGCCATCGCCCTGGACGGTGAGCCCGGCGCCGGCGGCCCCAAGGCCGAGGTGCTCAGCCGGGAGGAGTCCTACGGCCAGTCGCCGGGGTACTCCGCCGAGCAGGCCACGATGCAGATGATCCAGTTCTTCCTGTACGTGATCTCGATGTTCGTGGTCGGCGCCTTCTTCGTGGTCTGGACGGTGCAGCGCAAGGACGAGATCGCGCTGGTGCGGGCGCTGGGCGGCTCGGCCGGTTACCTGGTCCGCGACGCCCTCGCCCAGGTGCTGGTGGTGCTGGTGGCCGCCACCGCGGTCGGCACCGCGGTCGGCGCGGGGATGATCGCGCTGCTGCGGCGGGTCGCCCCCGGCATGCCGATCGCCTGGGCGCCCGGCCCGATCGTCACCGCCATGGCGCTGCTGGTGGTGCTGGGCGTGCTGGGCGCGCTGGCGGCGCTGCGCCGCATCACCTCCGTCGATCCGCTGCTCGCCCTGGGAGGCAACCGATGA
- a CDS encoding ABC transporter ATP-binding protein yields MTATTATTTGLALEQVTLEYGTGDTLVTALDEVTLTVEPGEFVAVVGPSGSGKSSLLAVAGALIHPTRGQVRIADVTVSGAKAAELARLRRTRIGYVFQSGNLLASLTARDQLLLVPHLSGRITAEDRARADELLEAVGLTAKADRRPHELSGGERQRVGLARALMNRPAVLLADEPTAALDRRRAREIVALLAAQAHERKAATVMVTHDTDLLEAADRVVHMRDGKLS; encoded by the coding sequence ATGACCGCCACCACCGCCACCACGACCGGGCTGGCCCTGGAGCAGGTCACCTTGGAGTACGGGACGGGCGACACGCTGGTGACCGCGCTGGATGAGGTCACCTTGACCGTGGAGCCCGGGGAGTTCGTCGCGGTCGTCGGCCCGTCGGGGTCGGGCAAGTCCAGCCTGCTGGCCGTGGCGGGCGCGCTGATCCACCCCACCCGGGGCCAGGTGCGCATCGCCGATGTGACCGTCTCCGGCGCCAAGGCCGCCGAGCTGGCGAGGCTGCGCCGCACCCGGATCGGCTACGTCTTCCAAAGCGGCAACCTGCTGGCCTCGCTGACCGCCCGCGACCAGCTGCTGCTGGTGCCGCACCTGTCGGGGCGGATCACCGCCGAGGACCGGGCCCGCGCCGACGAGCTGCTGGAGGCGGTCGGGCTGACCGCCAAGGCCGACCGCCGCCCGCACGAGCTGTCCGGCGGCGAGCGGCAGCGGGTCGGGCTGGCCCGCGCGCTGATGAACCGGCCGGCGGTGCTGCTGGCCGACGAGCCCACCGCGGCGCTGGACCGCCGCCGGGCCCGTGAGATCGTGGCGCTGCTGGCCGCCCAGGCGCACGAGCGCAAGGCCGCCACCGTGATGGTCACCCACGACACCGACCTGCTGGAGGCCGCCGACCGGGTCGTCCACATGCGGGACGGCAAGCTGTCCTGA
- the cydB gene encoding cytochrome d ubiquinol oxidase subunit II: protein MELTTVWFLLIAVLWAGYFLLEGFDFGVGVLMPVLAPRKAAHSDTDRRVMINTIGPVWDGNEVWLLVAGGATFAAFPEWYASLFSGFYLALLLILAALIVRGVAFEYRGKVDSDRWRRNWDLAIFWGSAVPALLWGVAFANILQGVPLDAQHHYTGTLLTLLNPYALLGGLTTLTVFTLHGAVFLALKTRGHVRDQARRAVRYLAAPTVAIAAAFLVITGVRFGVPWTWATTAVAALALAGGVAAALRGRDGWAFTGTAVAIVATVATMFGDLWPAVLPSTIDPAYSLTVENAASTPYTLKVMTWVAVIFTPIVLAYQAWTYWVFRKRLTREAIVPPAPSGDGAPARPAKAHEPEHAVERSRA from the coding sequence ATGGAACTCACCACAGTCTGGTTCCTGCTGATCGCGGTGCTGTGGGCCGGCTACTTCCTGCTGGAGGGCTTCGACTTCGGGGTCGGGGTGCTGATGCCGGTGCTGGCCCCGCGCAAGGCGGCGCACTCCGACACCGACCGCCGGGTCATGATCAACACGATCGGCCCGGTCTGGGACGGCAACGAGGTGTGGCTGCTGGTGGCCGGCGGCGCCACCTTCGCCGCCTTCCCCGAGTGGTACGCCAGCCTCTTCAGCGGCTTCTACCTGGCGCTGCTGCTGATCCTCGCGGCGCTGATCGTGCGCGGGGTGGCCTTCGAGTACCGCGGCAAGGTCGACAGCGACCGCTGGCGCCGCAACTGGGACCTGGCCATCTTCTGGGGGTCGGCGGTGCCCGCCCTGCTGTGGGGCGTGGCGTTCGCCAACATCCTGCAGGGCGTGCCGCTGGACGCCCAGCACCACTACACCGGCACCCTGCTGACCCTGCTCAACCCGTACGCGCTGCTGGGCGGGCTGACCACGCTGACGGTGTTCACCCTGCACGGCGCGGTGTTCCTGGCGCTGAAGACCCGCGGCCACGTCCGTGACCAGGCCCGGCGGGCGGTCCGGTACCTCGCCGCCCCCACCGTGGCGATCGCCGCGGCCTTCCTGGTGATCACCGGGGTGCGGTTCGGGGTGCCGTGGACCTGGGCCACCACCGCGGTGGCGGCGCTGGCGCTGGCCGGCGGCGTGGCGGCCGCGCTGCGCGGCCGGGACGGCTGGGCCTTCACCGGCACCGCGGTCGCCATCGTCGCCACCGTGGCGACCATGTTCGGCGACCTGTGGCCGGCGGTGCTGCCGTCCACCATCGACCCCGCCTACAGCCTGACCGTGGAGAACGCGGCCTCCACCCCCTACACCCTCAAGGTGATGACCTGGGTGGCGGTGATCTTCACCCCGATCGTGCTGGCCTACCAGGCCTGGACGTACTGGGTGTTCCGCAAGCGGCTCACCCGGGAGGCGATCGTGCCGCCCGCGCCCTCCGGCGACGGCGCGCCCGCCCGTCCCGCGAAGGCGCACGAGCCCGAGCACGCCGTGGAGCGGAGCCGCGCATGA
- a CDS encoding DUF2804 domain-containing protein yields MSTTEREITEPVELCLPDGRLNPAAAGWTRRPLHTCRLRGWGRTKRWEYWCVTTPTHLLAVTVSDLDFLALNSVYFLEYGGFEFERTALVPFGRGVSLPPVIAGTPGDPSTDVVVGPERPTGGQVRVEITALPGGTRLRARCLTPDRRPLEADLEVALPAGHETLGVVVPWSDRRFQYTAKHTARPATGTVRIGSSTYEFGEDAWGVLDHGRGRWPHSITWNWGAASGRSGGHVVGLQLGGKWTEGTGATENALCVDGRLTKIGQELQWRYDPGDFLAPWTIRTPDGEQVDLTFTPFHDRVVRTNAVLLANRTDQCFGRYHGRVRTDDGRDVPIDGLLGWAEEVRMRW; encoded by the coding sequence ATGTCCACCACCGAACGCGAGATCACCGAGCCCGTCGAGCTGTGCCTGCCGGACGGGCGGCTCAACCCCGCGGCGGCGGGCTGGACGCGCCGCCCCCTGCACACCTGCCGGCTGCGCGGCTGGGGCCGCACCAAGCGCTGGGAGTACTGGTGCGTCACCACCCCCACCCACCTGCTCGCCGTCACCGTCAGCGACCTGGACTTCCTGGCCCTCAACAGCGTCTACTTCCTGGAGTACGGCGGGTTTGAGTTCGAGCGCACCGCGCTGGTCCCGTTCGGGCGCGGGGTGTCGCTGCCGCCGGTCATCGCCGGCACCCCCGGCGACCCGTCGACCGACGTGGTGGTCGGCCCCGAGCGCCCCACCGGCGGGCAGGTCCGCGTGGAGATCACGGCGCTGCCCGGCGGCACCCGGCTGCGGGCGCGCTGCCTGACCCCCGACCGGCGGCCGCTGGAGGCCGACCTGGAGGTGGCGCTGCCCGCCGGGCACGAGACGCTGGGCGTCGTCGTCCCCTGGAGCGACCGGCGCTTTCAGTACACCGCCAAGCACACCGCCCGTCCCGCCACCGGCACCGTGCGGATCGGCTCGTCCACCTACGAGTTCGGCGAGGACGCCTGGGGCGTGCTCGACCACGGCAGGGGCCGCTGGCCGCACTCGATCACCTGGAACTGGGGCGCCGCCTCCGGCCGTAGCGGCGGCCACGTCGTCGGGCTGCAGCTGGGCGGCAAGTGGACCGAGGGCACCGGCGCCACCGAGAACGCCCTGTGCGTGGACGGCCGGCTCACCAAGATCGGCCAGGAGCTGCAGTGGCGCTACGACCCGGGCGACTTCCTGGCCCCCTGGACGATCCGCACCCCCGACGGCGAGCAGGTCGATTTGACCTTCACCCCGTTCCACGACCGGGTCGTCCGCACCAACGCGGTCCTGCTGGCCAACCGCACCGACCAGTGCTTCGGCCGCTACCACGGGCGGGTGCGCACCGACGACGGACGGGACGTTCCCATCGACGGGCTGCTCGGCTGGGCCGAGGAGGTTCGCATGCGCTGGTGA